From the Leptospira sp. WS60.C2 genome, one window contains:
- a CDS encoding guanylate kinase, protein MKAVPNLYIISSVAGGGKSTIIQALLKENPEFYFSISCTTRAPRPGDEEGKTYYFLTVAEFQKRIAADEFYEWAEVHGNYYGTPKAPILEAIKEHRVALLDLDVQGAKSVKALRPESVTIFIEPPSREVWIERLIRRGTDSQTSIEKRIENGIKELEEAPSFDYVVVNDTLEDAITEVKKILCGTHD, encoded by the coding sequence TTGAAAGCAGTCCCGAATCTCTACATCATTTCCTCAGTAGCTGGTGGCGGAAAATCTACCATCATTCAGGCACTTTTGAAAGAAAACCCAGAGTTTTATTTTTCCATATCGTGTACAACGCGAGCACCAAGGCCTGGAGATGAAGAAGGAAAAACATATTATTTTTTAACCGTAGCTGAATTTCAAAAAAGAATCGCTGCCGATGAATTTTATGAATGGGCGGAAGTCCATGGAAATTACTATGGGACCCCGAAAGCTCCCATCTTAGAGGCAATCAAAGAACACAGGGTAGCACTTCTTGATTTGGATGTACAAGGAGCCAAATCGGTAAAAGCCCTTCGCCCTGAATCGGTAACCATATTCATCGAACCACCTAGCCGTGAGGTTTGGATTGAACGGCTGATTCGAAGAGGGACGGATTCCCAAACAAGCATTGAGAAACGCATTGAAAATGGTATCAAGGAATTGGAAGAAGCCCCTAGCTTTGATTATGTTGTTGTGAATGATACATTAGAAGATGCCATCACGGAAGTGAAGAAGATCCTCTGTGGAACACACGACTAA
- a CDS encoding FapA family protein, whose product MSLTEFLTEELKEFDRKEKEQVEVIADTIEECLAIAANHLGRKVHEIDYTVLKRGKKSLFFSEPYHIRASIIPDDMLLDELSLLDEHLTGGSGKLVSKELKDLVTPKNKDGRVVVKIYRTGVFLTVYPPSGEGLEMTMADVSKKLSFRGVAGVDQNLINKILKEKKGEPVLISNQKPKPGNDSSCNVEIAQENMRAFVTVFPARPGGRDLEVADVVAALKGMGVAHGLKEDEIRKHLDEEVHNKPFIGAEGDFPVNGKNAEIKYYVRTEKKINFKEDQSGRVDYKDLDMIENVVVGQLLAEKIPAEKGKFGRNLFGMVLPAKDGLDTELKQGKGTILSEDKMRLTAEVNGQVLYVAGRLSVETVYRINGDVGVRTGNVTFLGSIIITGNVEDNYSVKAAGNIEIYGTVQKAIVEADGDIIVRQGITGREEARVESTGGNIVAKFIQNATCITEKDIIVQEGILHSHLMAGGKISCKGKRGQIVGGTIQAAQLISAKIIGSQANPQTDLIVGNNPKILKQISEFEEKKKENQDKLDQLTKTMRTLKARKEADPASFTAEQDAHLQKLEAGTKKLEKRIAEASKDIQTLTEYMDEQAANGRISVEKTIFPGVTIRIRNAEYKLRHETKAKTFYEEESQVRSQPYEDPDETKNDWRKKRGRGKSKN is encoded by the coding sequence ATGTCTCTCACAGAATTTCTTACTGAGGAACTGAAAGAGTTCGACCGTAAGGAAAAAGAACAAGTGGAAGTCATAGCCGATACCATAGAAGAGTGTTTGGCGATTGCAGCCAATCACTTGGGTCGTAAAGTCCACGAAATCGATTATACTGTTTTGAAACGTGGGAAAAAATCTCTTTTCTTTTCAGAACCTTATCATATCCGAGCTTCCATCATTCCTGATGATATGCTCCTTGATGAACTAAGTTTGTTAGATGAGCATCTAACGGGCGGTAGTGGGAAATTAGTTTCCAAAGAATTAAAAGATCTCGTTACACCGAAAAACAAAGACGGCCGAGTGGTTGTCAAAATTTACAGAACTGGTGTATTTTTGACAGTGTATCCGCCATCTGGAGAAGGCCTTGAAATGACAATGGCAGATGTCTCCAAAAAACTTTCGTTTCGTGGTGTGGCAGGTGTTGACCAAAACCTCATTAATAAAATTCTAAAAGAGAAAAAAGGCGAACCAGTTCTAATCTCCAATCAAAAACCAAAACCAGGGAATGATTCCAGCTGTAATGTGGAGATTGCACAAGAAAACATGCGTGCCTTTGTCACCGTTTTCCCAGCAAGGCCTGGTGGTCGCGACTTAGAAGTAGCAGACGTTGTTGCTGCACTCAAAGGTATGGGTGTCGCACATGGTCTCAAAGAAGATGAGATCCGAAAACACTTGGATGAAGAAGTGCATAACAAACCTTTCATCGGAGCGGAAGGTGATTTCCCTGTAAACGGGAAAAATGCAGAAATCAAATACTACGTTCGCACTGAAAAGAAAATCAATTTCAAAGAAGATCAATCGGGTCGTGTGGACTACAAAGACTTGGATATGATCGAAAACGTTGTCGTGGGACAATTGTTAGCTGAGAAAATTCCTGCTGAAAAAGGAAAGTTTGGTCGCAATTTGTTTGGGATGGTATTGCCAGCCAAAGATGGTTTGGATACCGAACTCAAACAAGGAAAAGGAACCATTCTTTCTGAAGACAAGATGCGTCTCACTGCAGAAGTCAACGGACAAGTGTTATATGTTGCTGGAAGATTGTCAGTAGAAACCGTTTACCGCATCAATGGAGATGTGGGAGTTCGTACAGGAAATGTTACTTTCCTTGGTTCTATCATCATCACAGGAAACGTTGAAGACAATTACTCTGTGAAAGCCGCAGGGAACATCGAGATCTACGGAACTGTTCAAAAGGCCATTGTGGAAGCAGATGGAGACATTATTGTGCGCCAAGGGATTACAGGGCGCGAGGAGGCACGTGTGGAGTCCACAGGAGGCAATATCGTTGCCAAGTTCATCCAGAACGCCACTTGTATCACAGAAAAAGACATCATCGTCCAAGAAGGGATTTTACATTCCCACCTTATGGCAGGGGGAAAAATTTCCTGTAAAGGGAAACGGGGGCAAATTGTGGGGGGAACAATCCAGGCTGCCCAACTCATTTCCGCGAAAATCATTGGTTCCCAAGCAAACCCACAAACCGACCTCATCGTTGGAAACAATCCGAAGATCTTAAAACAGATCAGTGAGTTTGAAGAAAAGAAAAAGGAAAACCAGGACAAGCTGGACCAACTCACAAAAACAATGCGAACCCTCAAAGCAAGAAAAGAAGCAGATCCGGCAAGTTTTACGGCAGAACAAGACGCACATTTACAGAAACTGGAAGCTGGAACCAAAAAACTCGAAAAAAGAATCGCGGAAGCCAGTAAAGACATCCAAACTCTCACGGAATACATGGACGAACAGGCCGCCAATGGTCGTATTTCGGTCGAAAAGACCATTTTCCCAGGTGTTACCATCCGTATCCGCAATGCGGAATACAAACTCCGCCACGAGACCAAAGCGAAGACATTCTACGAGGAAGAATCCCAAGTACGTAGTCAGCCTTACGAAGATCCAGACGAAACGAAAAATGACTGGAGAAAAAAGAGAGGGCGTGGTAAGTCTAAGAATTAG
- the fliJ gene encoding flagellar export protein FliJ, which produces MKRFRFSLETVLKLRGLKEEEEIRRLSLVVSKLNSLISEKETNEKEIESSYEAILSSSKVGTSLSDYLSIEQYIKGLIRRNEELDQRIANQNEEVNLVRKDVMVARMNKKVIEVLKDKRFGEWKKKRNRMERREVEEFNFHLSKHSLFDAMDSYGPKPSKKIPRTFKILNREDGADELASDFKTLRDFYEKYYLGQGKT; this is translated from the coding sequence GTGAAACGATTTCGGTTTAGTTTGGAAACGGTTTTAAAACTTCGGGGCCTAAAAGAAGAGGAAGAAATCCGCCGTTTATCACTTGTTGTCTCCAAACTGAACTCACTCATATCCGAAAAGGAAACCAATGAAAAAGAAATCGAATCTTCTTATGAAGCCATTCTTTCCTCCTCAAAAGTAGGTACAAGTTTATCTGATTACTTATCCATCGAACAATACATCAAAGGTCTTATCCGCAGAAATGAAGAATTAGACCAAAGAATCGCAAACCAAAACGAAGAAGTCAACTTGGTTCGTAAAGATGTGATGGTAGCACGGATGAATAAAAAAGTAATCGAAGTTTTAAAAGATAAACGATTTGGAGAATGGAAGAAAAAACGAAATCGAATGGAACGAAGAGAAGTGGAAGAATTTAATTTCCATTTAAGCAAACATTCATTATTCGATGCAATGGATAGTTATGGCCCAAAACCATCCAAAAAGATTCCAAGAACATTCAAAATTTTGAACAGAGAAGATGGTGCAGACGAACTGGCATCTGACTTTAAAACTCTTCGTGATTTTTATGAAAAATATTATTTAGGACAAGGCAAAACATAA
- a CDS encoding DUF370 domain-containing protein, translating to MSSFPVLNVGFSNVVFVSKILTILLADSAGAKRLRTEAKSENRLIDATCGRKTRSVLVLDSGHILLSAIRPESLSKRLETGDNQFGEGEEESED from the coding sequence ATGTCTTCGTTTCCGGTTCTCAATGTAGGATTCTCTAACGTCGTTTTTGTATCAAAGATACTGACCATTTTACTGGCAGATTCTGCGGGAGCAAAACGACTCAGAACCGAAGCGAAATCCGAAAACCGTCTCATTGATGCCACTTGTGGTCGTAAAACAAGATCGGTTCTTGTGTTAGATTCTGGACACATCCTTCTTTCAGCCATCCGTCCCGAAAGTTTATCCAAACGTTTGGAGACAGGTGACAATCAATTTGGAGAAGGAGAAGAGGAGTCTGAAGATTGA
- a CDS encoding flagellar protein FlbB: MASVTDNTRSFFLIVLIFFLIAIGFFVFDYFQVINAEDYLPFLKKQAGLVNQDLLSPTELEKLEMEKAKERLIADREELEQMKRELEEKSSSLNADKERLEELKEGIQRKEKEMAEKARKDNARAEKVKVLANKVANMPPESARDMLINWPDYDIIEVFEQMDRDAEEEGRQTITTYLLTLFPAERRSVISNKWLDAGAKNVPNYGKSIDEDNDEP, translated from the coding sequence ATGGCAAGTGTAACAGACAACACCAGATCCTTTTTTTTGATCGTATTGATTTTTTTCCTCATAGCTATTGGATTTTTTGTTTTTGATTACTTCCAAGTCATCAATGCAGAAGACTATCTACCGTTCTTAAAAAAACAAGCTGGTCTAGTAAACCAAGATCTTCTCTCTCCCACCGAACTTGAGAAACTAGAAATGGAAAAGGCAAAGGAACGTCTCATTGCTGATAGAGAAGAACTAGAACAAATGAAACGTGAGTTAGAAGAAAAATCATCCTCACTCAATGCAGACAAAGAACGATTGGAAGAACTCAAAGAAGGAATCCAACGAAAAGAAAAAGAAATGGCTGAAAAAGCGAGAAAAGACAATGCTCGCGCGGAGAAAGTAAAAGTTCTCGCCAACAAAGTTGCCAATATGCCACCTGAATCGGCTCGTGATATGCTCATCAACTGGCCAGACTATGATATCATCGAAGTCTTTGAACAAATGGATCGGGATGCGGAAGAAGAAGGAAGGCAAACCATCACAACCTATCTTCTCACATTATTTCCTGCTGAAAGAAGATCTGTGATTTCCAACAAATGGTTAGATGCTGGTGCCAAAAATGTTCCAAACTATGGCAAAAGCATTGATGAAGACAATGATGAACCGTAA